The Syngnathus typhle isolate RoL2023-S1 ecotype Sweden linkage group LG3, RoL_Styp_1.0, whole genome shotgun sequence genome window below encodes:
- the LOC133151920 gene encoding fibrous sheath CABYR-binding protein-like isoform X1 codes for MFCRRVYQRLSPVAQRFFTPTCTKAPVRHMAFGVPGGSTNMTYFVLCGGGLTAAVVYAYKTVIGDSERYEERLANMGSTTKGQLPPYTQKIEASAESAIAAPESAPVEEPEGPVEVVTESVAASSEPVADITSEVIVETVTLEDIDVVSEVIATEDEVEPPAEEEAPSVVAEAVSTPVEATDETAAEEATAEAPASAEALPDLLTAVKILAGSTVEIAAASVGESSLVRAVRHIEDDGKGLASVLEVLQPEDLEETKDLMAKEPSNETVVLTNEEELSAVEVVSCDETAVPEGNVSAEESAEASSPATEEEEEVPSEETTTSGPTEEENAGGIHDDDQNPTPDPEENITPEEAPPEEDTTEEAGISAEAPVDKELPVAETFVEDAAEVEAPEEKTVTASEEEGTSQPPQADTESDMEILSVAEPQSDQSLAQAMMPTDDQPSEILEDTGDKMNESKEAAAPVETQSPDGAVVMMNQS; via the exons ATGTTCTGTAGACGGGTTTACCAAAGACTCAGCCCGGTAGCTCAGAGGTTCTTCACACCGACATGTACAAAAG CGCCAGTGCGCCACATGGCCTTCGGGGTTCCTGGTGGCTCCACAAACATGACATACTTTGTTTTGTGTGGAGGAGGGCTCACTGCTGCAGTTGTATAT GCCTACAAGACGGTCATTGGTGACAGTGAGCGCTATGAGGAAAGACTCGCCAACATGGGCTCCACAACAAAGGGTCAGCTACCGCCTTACACACAGAAAA ttgaagcttctGCTGAATCAGCGATTGCGGCACCTGAATCCGCCCCAGTCGAGGAGCCAGAGGGGCCAGTTGAAGTGGTCACAGAGTCTGTCGCTGCATCTTCAGAGCCTGTGGCAGATATCACTAGCGAGGTTATTGTTGAGACCGTAACACTTGAAGATATCGATGTGGTGTCTGAGGTTATTGCCACTGAGGATGAAGTCGAGCCACCTGCTGAGGAAGAAGCTCCATCTGTAGTGGCTGAAGCTGTTTCTACCCCTGTGGAGGCCACAGACGAGACGGCAGCAGAGGAGGCGACAGCAGAGGCGCCTGCGAGTGCTG AGGCTCTGCCAGATCTTCTTACAGCTGTAAAAATACTGGCCGGCTCCACAGTTGAAATTGCAGCAGCTTCTGTCGGGGAGTCCAGTTTGGTGAGAGCTGTCCGTCATATAGAAGACGATGGAAAGGGTTTGGCTTCTGTGTTGGAAGTGTTACAACCTGAAGACCTTGAGGAAACCAAAGATCTTATGGCGAAAGAGCCTTCAAATGAAACGGTTGTTCTCACTAATGAAGAGGAGCTGAGCGCTGTAGAGGTGGTGAGTTGTGATGAAACGGCTGTTCCAGAAGGGAATGTGTCTGCAGAAGAGTCAGCAGAAGCCTCCTCTCCAGCtactgaagaagaggaggaggtgccGTCTGAGGAAACTACAACTTCTGGTCCCACAGAGGAAGAAAATGCAGGAGGGATACATGATGATGATCAGAATCCAACTCCAGATCCAGAGGAGAACATCACACCTGAAGAGGCCCCACCTGAAgaagacaccactgaggaggcAGGTATTTCTGCTGAAGCTCCAGTGGACAAAGAGTTGCCTGTAGCTGAGACATTTGTAGAGGACGCTGCTGAAGTTGAAGCTCCAGAGGAAAAGACAGTCACTGCCTCAGAAGAGGAAGGTACGAGTCAGCCTCCACAAGCTGACACCGAGTCAGACATGGAAATCCTTTCAGTTGCTGAACCACAGTCCGACCAGTCCCTGGCACAGGCGATGATGCCCACTGATG ATCAGCCATCTGAAATCCTTGAGGATACTGGAGACAAGATGAATGAAAGCAAGGAAGCAGCAGCACCTGTAGAAACACAGA gtCCAGATGGAGCAGTGGTGATGATGAACCAGTCATGA
- the anapc11 gene encoding anaphase-promoting complex subunit 11, producing the protein MKVKIKKWNGVASWLWVANDENCGICRLAFNGCCPDCKVPGDDCPLVWGQCSHCFHMHCILKWLNSQQVQQQQCPMCRQEWKFKE; encoded by the exons ATGAAGGTCAAGATCAAGAAATGGAACGGAGTGGCGTCTTGGTTGTGGGTAGCCAATGATGAGAACTGTGGGATCTGCAGGTTGGCTTTCAATGGTTGCTGCCCGGACT GTAAGGTGCCTGGTGATGACTGCCCGCTGGTCTGGGGTCAGTGTTCCCACTGTTTTCATATGCACTGCATCTTGAAGTGGCTCAACTCCCAGCAggtccagcagcagcagtgccccatgtgtcgacaggagtgGAAGTTTAAAGAATGA
- the ppp1r27b gene encoding protein phosphatase 1 regulatory subunit 27b gives MKYYQFPTSQTVPLRAYAQDKYKSSASQKPIRNVHFPNDIVFQDFVRHGELERIGRFIRTRRVTLDTIYPSGMAAIHEAVLSGNLECVEVLVHYGASIHQRDDEGWTPLHMACSDGFPHIARYLLSLGADSNMENDCGEKPCDLIDPENKELLDLFGLVNND, from the exons ATGAAGTACTACCAGTTCCCTACGTCTCAGACTGTGCCCCTTCGAGCTTATGCTCAGGACAAGTACAAGAGCTCTGCGTCGCAAAAGCCCATCCGCAACGTGCATTTCCCCAATGACATCGTTTTCCAGGACTTTGTCCGTCATGGTGAGCTGGAGAGGATTGGACGCTTCATCCGAACAAGAAGGGTCACCCTGGACACCATCTACCCCTCTG GCATGGCCGCCATCCACGAGGCTGTGCTGTCTGGGAACCTGGAGTGTGTGGAAGTGTTGGTCCATTACGGGGCAAGCATTCACCAGAGGGATGACGAGGGATGGACCCCGCTACACATGGCCTGCAGTGACGGCTTCCCTCACATTGCACG CTATCTTCTCTCACTGGGCGCCGATTCAAATATGGAAAACGACTGTGGAGAGAAGCCTTGTGACCTCATTGACCCGGAGAACAAGGAACTGCTGGACCTATTCGGTCTAGTCAACAACGACTGA
- the LOC133151920 gene encoding fibrous sheath CABYR-binding protein-like isoform X2, with product MFCRRVYQRLSPVAQRFFTPTCTKAPVRHMAFGVPGGSTNMTYFVLCGGGLTAAVVYAYKTVIGDSERYEERLANMGSTTKVEASAESAIAAPESAPVEEPEGPVEVVTESVAASSEPVADITSEVIVETVTLEDIDVVSEVIATEDEVEPPAEEEAPSVVAEAVSTPVEATDETAAEEATAEAPASAEALPDLLTAVKILAGSTVEIAAASVGESSLVRAVRHIEDDGKGLASVLEVLQPEDLEETKDLMAKEPSNETVVLTNEEELSAVEVVSCDETAVPEGNVSAEESAEASSPATEEEEEVPSEETTTSGPTEEENAGGIHDDDQNPTPDPEENITPEEAPPEEDTTEEAGISAEAPVDKELPVAETFVEDAAEVEAPEEKTVTASEEEGTSQPPQADTESDMEILSVAEPQSDQSLAQAMMPTDDQPSEILEDTGDKMNESKEAAAPVETQSPDGAVVMMNQS from the exons ATGTTCTGTAGACGGGTTTACCAAAGACTCAGCCCGGTAGCTCAGAGGTTCTTCACACCGACATGTACAAAAG CGCCAGTGCGCCACATGGCCTTCGGGGTTCCTGGTGGCTCCACAAACATGACATACTTTGTTTTGTGTGGAGGAGGGCTCACTGCTGCAGTTGTATAT GCCTACAAGACGGTCATTGGTGACAGTGAGCGCTATGAGGAAAGACTCGCCAACATGGGCTCCACAACAAAGG ttgaagcttctGCTGAATCAGCGATTGCGGCACCTGAATCCGCCCCAGTCGAGGAGCCAGAGGGGCCAGTTGAAGTGGTCACAGAGTCTGTCGCTGCATCTTCAGAGCCTGTGGCAGATATCACTAGCGAGGTTATTGTTGAGACCGTAACACTTGAAGATATCGATGTGGTGTCTGAGGTTATTGCCACTGAGGATGAAGTCGAGCCACCTGCTGAGGAAGAAGCTCCATCTGTAGTGGCTGAAGCTGTTTCTACCCCTGTGGAGGCCACAGACGAGACGGCAGCAGAGGAGGCGACAGCAGAGGCGCCTGCGAGTGCTG AGGCTCTGCCAGATCTTCTTACAGCTGTAAAAATACTGGCCGGCTCCACAGTTGAAATTGCAGCAGCTTCTGTCGGGGAGTCCAGTTTGGTGAGAGCTGTCCGTCATATAGAAGACGATGGAAAGGGTTTGGCTTCTGTGTTGGAAGTGTTACAACCTGAAGACCTTGAGGAAACCAAAGATCTTATGGCGAAAGAGCCTTCAAATGAAACGGTTGTTCTCACTAATGAAGAGGAGCTGAGCGCTGTAGAGGTGGTGAGTTGTGATGAAACGGCTGTTCCAGAAGGGAATGTGTCTGCAGAAGAGTCAGCAGAAGCCTCCTCTCCAGCtactgaagaagaggaggaggtgccGTCTGAGGAAACTACAACTTCTGGTCCCACAGAGGAAGAAAATGCAGGAGGGATACATGATGATGATCAGAATCCAACTCCAGATCCAGAGGAGAACATCACACCTGAAGAGGCCCCACCTGAAgaagacaccactgaggaggcAGGTATTTCTGCTGAAGCTCCAGTGGACAAAGAGTTGCCTGTAGCTGAGACATTTGTAGAGGACGCTGCTGAAGTTGAAGCTCCAGAGGAAAAGACAGTCACTGCCTCAGAAGAGGAAGGTACGAGTCAGCCTCCACAAGCTGACACCGAGTCAGACATGGAAATCCTTTCAGTTGCTGAACCACAGTCCGACCAGTCCCTGGCACAGGCGATGATGCCCACTGATG ATCAGCCATCTGAAATCCTTGAGGATACTGGAGACAAGATGAATGAAAGCAAGGAAGCAGCAGCACCTGTAGAAACACAGA gtCCAGATGGAGCAGTGGTGATGATGAACCAGTCATGA